The proteins below are encoded in one region of Apium graveolens cultivar Ventura chromosome 4, ASM990537v1, whole genome shotgun sequence:
- the LOC141717893 gene encoding uncharacterized protein LOC141717893 isoform X1 yields the protein MSGIGDVKQVEGDVPMDTENSTQREEEVIKRKYGGIVPKKPPLISKDHERAYFDSADWALSKQGVEKPKGPLEALRPKLQPTQQPTRYRKSSYAPSDGEVGSPSEDLHLNE from the exons ATGTCAGGAATTGGAGATGTCAAACAAGTCGAAGGCGATGTGCCCATGGACACTGAAAATTCCACCCAGAGGGAG GAGGAAGTAATTAAAAGGAAGTATGGTGGAATCGTACCTAAGAAACCACCACTTATATCCAAG GACCACGAGCGAGCTTACTTTGATTCTGCTGACTGGGCTTTGAGCAAG CAAGGTGTAGAGAAGCCTAAAGGACCACTGGAGGCACTTAGGCCCAAACTGCAG CCAACGCAACAACCAACCCGATACAGGAAATCTTCTTATGCTCCATCAGATGGTGAAG TTGGAAGCCCGTCGGAAGATTTACATTTAAACGAGTGA
- the LOC141717893 gene encoding uncharacterized protein LOC141717893 isoform X2: MDTENSTQREEEVIKRKYGGIVPKKPPLISKDHERAYFDSADWALSKQGVEKPKGPLEALRPKLQPTQQPTRYRKSSYAPSDGEVGSPSEDLHLNE, from the exons ATGGACACTGAAAATTCCACCCAGAGGGAG GAGGAAGTAATTAAAAGGAAGTATGGTGGAATCGTACCTAAGAAACCACCACTTATATCCAAG GACCACGAGCGAGCTTACTTTGATTCTGCTGACTGGGCTTTGAGCAAG CAAGGTGTAGAGAAGCCTAAAGGACCACTGGAGGCACTTAGGCCCAAACTGCAG CCAACGCAACAACCAACCCGATACAGGAAATCTTCTTATGCTCCATCAGATGGTGAAG TTGGAAGCCCGTCGGAAGATTTACATTTAAACGAGTGA
- the LOC141717892 gene encoding uncharacterized protein LOC141717892: MATQLCTNSPLSYPSCPIKILQLQPLFRYSNIYSSRNSNILSSIRCSSAKPTAALRTCKNCKTQFDPALNDSRSCRYHTAHFGGETKRKFESVHSGGTMSTPDAGKISQYWHCCGSEDPFDPGCTAAPHFSYDD, from the exons ATGGCGACCCAACTCTGTACCAATTCACCCTTGAGCTATCCAAGCTGTCCAATAAAAATTCTTCAATTGCAGCCCTTGTTTCGATATTCCAATATTTATAGTTCGAGGAATTCAAATATTTTATCTTCAATTCGATGCTCCTCAGCAAAGCCCACTGCAGCACTAAGAACTTGCAAGAACTGTAAAACCCAGTTTGATCCGGCCCTTAATGACTCACGTTCTTGCCGTTACCACACTGCTCATTTCGGTG GAGAAACAAAAAGAAAGTTTGAGAGTGTGCATAGCGGAGGCACGATGAGCACTCCTGATGCAGGTAAAATTTCTCAATACTGGCATTGTTGTGGTTCTGAAGATCCCTTTGACCCCGGCTGCACTGCTGCTCCCCATTTTTCCTACGATGATTGA